From Pararhodobacter zhoushanensis, the proteins below share one genomic window:
- a CDS encoding Y-family DNA polymerase has translation MDTRILSLFLPRLASNVHQRREKALKTPFALIARQGRGDVLACLSLSAEALGVRRGQSLSEARTLLPTLTTRPYDPEWPLKALNGLRRWALRYAPWIAVDGSDGLAIDLTGAAHLGGGEAALVQDMRARLADMGFETRVAVAPTRGAAWGLARHAPASVTLAAEAREAIATLPLAALRLPAEICLPLSRLGIRQVQDLARAPRATLARRFGGDLLLRYDQAIGAVGEPVAAPPEDAPYAIRLNLPEPIGLATDVMAGLERLLVRLCARLSAEDHGARRLHLELQRSDGTRAEAEIALARPMRDAPAMAALFARAIEALDAGFGFDALRLTAPLVESLPPAQVTGTQGAGARGTTDSDALADLMTRLGNRLGLEALTRFLPADSHIPERGFQIAAAAYTEAPGPAAWPPGPDRPLVLFPPEPLIGLRGSAPPQRFRWRRRALTAARTTGPERLTPEWWLDDPGWRSGVRDYWRIDTAEGPRLWLFFTPQDPGWWVQGEFA, from the coding sequence ATGGACACACGCATCCTGTCCTTGTTCCTTCCCCGGCTGGCCAGCAATGTGCACCAGCGGCGGGAGAAGGCACTGAAAACCCCGTTTGCGCTGATCGCGCGGCAGGGGCGGGGCGACGTATTGGCCTGTCTCAGCCTCTCGGCCGAGGCGCTGGGGGTTCGGCGGGGCCAGTCGCTGTCCGAGGCGCGCACGCTTTTGCCGACGCTCACCACCCGGCCCTATGATCCCGAGTGGCCCCTCAAGGCGCTCAACGGTCTGCGTCGCTGGGCGTTGCGCTATGCCCCCTGGATCGCCGTGGATGGCAGCGACGGGCTGGCCATCGACCTGACCGGGGCGGCGCATCTGGGGGGCGGGGAGGCCGCGCTGGTGCAGGACATGCGGGCCCGGCTGGCCGATATGGGCTTTGAGACGCGGGTCGCCGTCGCCCCCACCCGCGGCGCGGCCTGGGGGCTGGCGCGCCATGCCCCGGCCTCGGTCACGCTGGCCGCCGAGGCGCGCGAAGCGATTGCCACACTGCCGCTGGCCGCCCTGCGCTTGCCGGCCGAGATCTGCCTGCCGCTGTCGCGCCTCGGGATCAGGCAGGTGCAGGATCTGGCCCGCGCGCCACGCGCCACGCTGGCCCGGCGCTTTGGCGGCGATCTCTTGTTGCGCTATGATCAGGCCATCGGCGCGGTGGGCGAGCCGGTTGCCGCCCCGCCCGAGGACGCGCCCTATGCCATCCGCCTCAACCTGCCCGAGCCGATTGGTCTGGCCACCGATGTGATGGCGGGTCTGGAGCGGCTGCTGGTGAGGCTCTGCGCCCGGCTGAGCGCCGAGGATCACGGCGCGCGCCGCCTGCATCTGGAGCTGCAGCGCAGCGATGGCACACGGGCCGAGGCCGAGATCGCCCTCGCCCGCCCGATGCGCGACGCGCCCGCCATGGCCGCGCTCTTCGCGCGCGCCATCGAGGCGCTGGATGCGGGCTTCGGCTTTGACGCCCTGCGGCTGACCGCGCCGCTGGTGGAATCGCTGCCGCCCGCACAGGTCACCGGCACACAGGGCGCGGGCGCGCGCGGCACCACGGATTCCGACGCGCTGGCCGATCTGATGACGCGCCTGGGCAACCGGCTGGGGCTGGAGGCGCTGACCCGCTTCCTGCCCGCCGACAGCCATATCCCCGAGCGTGGCTTCCAGATCGCCGCAGCCGCCTATACCGAGGCCCCCGGCCCTGCCGCCTGGCCTCCCGGCCCTGACCGCCCTCTGGTGCTGTTCCCGCCCGAACCGCTGATCGGGTTGCGCGGCTCGGCCCCGCCGCAGCGCTTCCGCTGGCGGCGGCGCGCGCTGACGGCGGCGCGCACCACCGGGCCCGAGCGTCTGACGCCCGAATGGTGGCTCGATGATCCCGGCTGGCGCAGCGGCGTGCGCGACTACTGGCGCATCGACACGGCCGAGGGCCCTCGGTTGTGGCTGTTTTTCACCCCGCAAGACCCCGGCTGGTGGGTCCAAGGAGAATTCGCATGA
- a CDS encoding tetratricopeptide repeat-containing sulfotransferase family protein has product MPPTDREMHDLEALMRAGDFAPAIARTRALIRQFPREPLLHNVLGVALMQDKRADEAPRAFRRALELAPGYGEANHNLIAALIATGALLDAEAPIRAALAQQPDDALMQRNLASVLVLRADWAAAHAAATQALALAPGHAGTLLMLATIQRAQGDLDAALATLATLPANAEALMLTGEIRTTQGDLDAARTSFTAALDADPALGNAWEGLAMITRFAPGDPLIARMQAQHAQATGETRMHLDFALAKALADTGEDAQAFTHLTAANAARCAALPAYSHGQRRKEITRIKALFAPQALARLAEAGDPSSLPVFVIGMPRSGTTLVEQILASHPAVAGAGERPDMMRLGAALLETPRKLDAGFVRDTAAAQLAALRALAPDAQHVTDKMPQNADWVGLILTLFPQARIIRTLRDPRDIALSVYRAHFTDPALNWTCDLDDIASYYAQHCELMAHWQAQFPGAILSCRYEDLVTDTEAETRRLAAHLGLDWDAAMLAPQDTQRVVTTASAAQVRAAISDRSVGGWKRYEAQFDPFNAALARLGQTV; this is encoded by the coding sequence ATGCCGCCCACCGACCGCGAGATGCACGACCTCGAAGCGCTGATGCGGGCGGGCGATTTCGCCCCCGCCATCGCCCGGACCCGCGCGCTGATCCGCCAATTCCCGCGTGAGCCCTTGCTGCACAACGTGCTGGGCGTCGCGCTGATGCAGGACAAACGCGCCGACGAGGCCCCGCGCGCCTTTCGCCGCGCGCTGGAGCTGGCGCCGGGCTATGGCGAGGCGAACCACAACCTGATCGCAGCCCTGATCGCCACCGGCGCGCTGCTTGACGCTGAAGCGCCGATCCGCGCCGCGCTGGCGCAGCAGCCTGACGATGCCCTGATGCAGCGCAATCTGGCCAGCGTGCTGGTCTTGCGCGCCGACTGGGCCGCCGCCCACGCCGCCGCCACGCAAGCACTGGCGCTGGCGCCGGGCCACGCCGGTACGCTGTTGATGCTGGCGACGATCCAGCGGGCGCAGGGCGATCTGGACGCAGCACTGGCAACGCTGGCCACGCTGCCCGCCAACGCCGAGGCGCTGATGCTCACCGGCGAGATCCGCACCACGCAGGGCGATCTGGACGCCGCCCGCACCAGCTTCACCGCCGCGCTGGACGCCGACCCGGCCCTTGGCAACGCGTGGGAAGGGCTGGCGATGATCACCCGCTTTGCCCCCGGCGATCCGCTGATCGCGCGGATGCAGGCGCAGCACGCCCAAGCGACGGGCGAAACCCGGATGCATCTGGACTTCGCGTTGGCCAAGGCGCTGGCGGATACCGGCGAAGACGCGCAGGCCTTCACCCATCTGACCGCCGCCAATGCCGCCCGCTGCGCCGCGCTGCCCGCCTATTCCCACGGCCAGCGCCGCAAGGAAATCACCCGGATCAAGGCGCTGTTTGCGCCGCAGGCGCTGGCGCGGCTGGCCGAGGCGGGCGACCCCAGTTCGCTGCCAGTCTTCGTGATCGGCATGCCGCGTTCGGGCACCACGCTGGTCGAGCAGATCCTCGCCAGCCACCCGGCGGTTGCGGGCGCAGGCGAGCGGCCTGACATGATGCGGCTGGGCGCGGCCCTGTTGGAAACCCCGCGCAAACTGGATGCAGGCTTCGTGCGCGACACGGCGGCGGCGCAGCTTGCCGCCCTGCGCGCGCTGGCCCCCGACGCCCAGCACGTCACCGACAAGATGCCGCAGAATGCCGATTGGGTCGGGCTGATCCTGACGCTGTTCCCGCAGGCGCGCATCATCCGCACCCTGCGCGACCCGCGCGACATCGCGCTGTCGGTCTACCGCGCGCATTTCACCGATCCGGCGTTGAACTGGACCTGTGATCTGGACGATATCGCCAGCTATTACGCCCAGCATTGCGAGCTGATGGCGCATTGGCAGGCGCAATTCCCCGGCGCGATCCTGAGCTGCCGCTACGAGGATCTGGTGACGGATACCGAGGCCGAAACCCGCCGTCTGGCCGCGCATCTGGGGCTGGACTGGGACGCCGCGATGCTGGCCCCGCAGGACACGCAGCGCGTCGTCACCACCGCCTCGGCGGCGCAGGTGCGCGCGGCGATCTCGGATCGCTCGGTGGGCGGCTGGAAGCGGTATGAAGCGCAGTTCGACCCGTTCAACGCGGCCTTGGCCCGGCTGGGTCAAACCGTCTGA
- a CDS encoding LCCL domain-containing protein yields the protein MTFSFSPFRPATLGLAALIAGGAATSAVACPDWSQSGAPVAYSADEMWVPQSLPVVAGGNVDLSACPIEGHGWVITAPDFDLTVTDNTAGRELEFRVEAECDTVLLVNDATGTWHFNDDDGANLTSRIRLTNAPAGAYDIWVGTFNQATCQAVLVLETFGGTTAPGGAMAPTAPDAPANMTGLRNQVGETLSFTVTGASSGSVWGSDVYTDDSSVARAAVHAGVLQVGETGVVEVTILPGQQTYSGSSANGVQSSNYGSWSGSFSFAGAPAAPSAPMAPANMTGLRSQVGQTLSFTVTGAASGSVWGSGVYTDDSSVARAAVHAGVLQVGETGVVQINILPGQQAYQGSSAHDVQSANYGTWSGSFSFANAAPAAPMPTAPTQGK from the coding sequence ATGACTTTTTCATTTTCCCCCTTTCGTCCGGCCACCCTTGGCCTTGCCGCGCTGATTGCGGGCGGTGCGGCCACCTCGGCGGTGGCCTGCCCGGACTGGAGCCAGTCGGGTGCGCCGGTGGCCTATTCCGCCGATGAAATGTGGGTGCCGCAAAGCCTGCCCGTCGTTGCGGGCGGCAATGTCGACCTGAGCGCCTGCCCGATCGAGGGCCACGGCTGGGTCATCACCGCGCCCGACTTTGACCTGACCGTGACCGACAACACCGCCGGGCGCGAGCTGGAATTCCGGGTCGAGGCCGAGTGCGACACCGTGCTGCTGGTCAATGATGCCACCGGCACCTGGCATTTCAACGATGATGACGGGGCCAACCTGACCTCGCGCATCCGGCTGACAAATGCGCCTGCCGGGGCCTATGACATCTGGGTGGGGACGTTCAATCAGGCCACCTGTCAGGCCGTGCTGGTGCTGGAAACCTTTGGCGGGACCACGGCACCGGGCGGCGCGATGGCCCCCACGGCACCGGATGCGCCCGCCAACATGACCGGCTTGCGCAATCAGGTTGGCGAGACGCTCAGTTTCACCGTGACCGGTGCCAGCTCGGGCTCGGTCTGGGGATCGGATGTCTATACCGATGACAGTTCGGTCGCGCGAGCGGCGGTGCATGCCGGCGTGCTGCAGGTGGGTGAGACGGGCGTGGTCGAGGTGACGATCCTGCCCGGCCAGCAGACCTATTCGGGCTCGTCCGCCAACGGCGTGCAATCGTCGAACTATGGCAGCTGGAGCGGCAGTTTCAGTTTTGCCGGTGCGCCCGCCGCGCCCTCGGCCCCGATGGCCCCTGCCAACATGACCGGTCTTCGCAGCCAGGTGGGCCAGACGCTCAGCTTTACCGTGACCGGCGCTGCCTCGGGCTCGGTCTGGGGGTCGGGTGTCTATACCGATGACAGCTCGGTCGCGCGCGCGGCGGTGCATGCGGGTGTGCTGCAGGTCGGCGAGACGGGTGTTGTGCAGATCAACATCCTGCCGGGTCAGCAGGCCTATCAGGGGTCGAGCGCGCATGACGTACAGTCGGCGAACTATGGCACCTGGAGCGGCAGCTTCAGCTTTGCCAACGCTGCCCCGGCGGCCCCGATGCCGACTGCACCGACACAAGGCAAGTAA
- a CDS encoding LCCL domain-containing protein, with the protein MLRFFERRVTGFGLRAGLGALLVVLGLAAPVSAQNCPNPNASGQALSYTGQQLWVPQSHPVTAGGNVDLRRCNRVQGSGHVARRPDFTLNLTRNQPGYDLEFRVEGTCDTVLLVRSPSGGWLFNDDSNGVNPRIRQSNAEVGAYDIWVGTYGPSLCQATLITETFGGTGGVAPPLSPPLVPPQTVACPDPNAHGQLLTYAARQLRTPQRHGVTAGGTVTLATCPNVPGHGRVAQRPDFTLDLTHNNPRYDLEFRVEANCDPVLLVRGPSGQWSFNDDSEGLNSRLRLPAAPTGSYDVWVGTFGANTCPATLIVESFGGQPQQPQPPQPPQPPQPALCPDPGQNGQMLTYNAQGLRVPQSVGVVAGGSLDLGACGSVPGHGHIIQRPDFTLNLTDNPQNHDLEFRVDGTCDPVLLVHGPLGPWLFNDDDAGLNPRLRVERAVPGAYDIWVGTFGSSTCQATLAMETFAPPAPVPPVPVTPPLPQGVLADPGTMTAYRGQDGQTFRFRVTGSASGAIWGTEVYTDDSPLGRAAVHAGLLQVGQTGVVTVTVEPGQIAYSGTSRNGVESRSYGRWNGSYRLAMPMAPPPVDVLPDPGNMTRYRGQNGLVLRFEVTGATTGSVWGSDVYTDDSTIARAAVHAGVLRAGETGVVAVTVLPGQDGYAASRRNGIDSIAYGRWQGSYSFLIEPGAPSPGGSK; encoded by the coding sequence ATGCTCCGATTTTTCGAGCGGCGAGTCACCGGCTTCGGGCTGCGCGCCGGTCTGGGTGCGCTGCTGGTGGTCCTTGGGCTTGCAGCCCCGGTGAGCGCGCAGAACTGTCCCAATCCGAACGCCAGCGGTCAGGCGTTGAGCTATACCGGCCAGCAGTTATGGGTGCCGCAAAGCCACCCGGTGACCGCCGGTGGCAACGTCGATCTGCGCCGGTGCAACCGGGTGCAGGGCAGCGGTCACGTCGCGCGCCGTCCCGACTTCACCCTGAACCTGACGCGGAATCAGCCGGGCTATGATCTGGAGTTCCGGGTCGAAGGCACCTGTGACACCGTCCTGCTTGTGCGCAGTCCCAGCGGCGGATGGTTGTTCAACGACGACTCCAACGGCGTTAACCCCCGTATCCGTCAGAGCAATGCCGAGGTCGGGGCTTATGACATCTGGGTCGGCACCTATGGCCCAAGCCTGTGTCAGGCCACGCTGATCACTGAGACCTTCGGCGGAACCGGCGGTGTCGCGCCGCCGCTGTCACCGCCCCTTGTTCCGCCGCAGACCGTCGCCTGCCCCGATCCCAACGCCCATGGCCAGTTGCTGACCTATGCCGCGCGGCAGCTGAGGACGCCGCAGCGCCATGGCGTGACGGCAGGCGGCACTGTGACGCTGGCCACGTGCCCCAACGTGCCCGGTCATGGCCGCGTTGCGCAGCGACCGGATTTCACGCTGGACCTGACGCATAACAATCCGCGCTATGATCTGGAGTTTCGGGTTGAGGCCAATTGCGATCCGGTGCTGCTGGTGCGCGGACCCTCGGGGCAGTGGTCGTTCAACGATGACAGCGAGGGCCTGAATTCGCGGCTGCGGCTGCCTGCTGCGCCGACGGGGTCGTATGACGTCTGGGTTGGCACGTTCGGGGCCAACACCTGCCCGGCGACGCTGATCGTTGAAAGCTTCGGCGGCCAACCCCAGCAACCGCAACCGCCCCAGCCACCGCAACCGCCGCAACCTGCGCTCTGTCCTGACCCGGGGCAGAACGGCCAGATGCTGACCTATAACGCGCAGGGACTTCGGGTGCCGCAAAGCGTCGGGGTCGTGGCGGGCGGTTCGCTGGATCTGGGGGCCTGTGGTTCGGTTCCCGGGCACGGGCACATCATCCAGCGGCCCGATTTCACGCTGAACCTTACGGACAATCCGCAGAACCATGATCTTGAGTTCCGCGTGGATGGCACCTGCGATCCGGTGTTGCTGGTTCATGGCCCCTTGGGGCCGTGGCTGTTCAACGACGACGACGCGGGGCTGAACCCGCGCCTGCGGGTCGAGCGGGCGGTGCCGGGGGCCTATGACATCTGGGTCGGCACCTTCGGGTCGAGCACCTGTCAGGCCACGCTGGCGATGGAGACCTTTGCGCCGCCCGCGCCAGTGCCGCCTGTGCCTGTGACGCCGCCACTTCCGCAGGGCGTGCTGGCCGATCCCGGCACCATGACCGCGTACCGGGGGCAGGATGGCCAGACCTTCCGCTTCCGGGTCACCGGGTCGGCCAGTGGCGCGATCTGGGGCACCGAGGTTTATACCGATGACAGCCCGCTGGGGCGCGCTGCGGTCCATGCCGGGCTGTTGCAGGTCGGGCAGACGGGCGTGGTCACGGTCACCGTGGAGCCGGGGCAGATCGCGTATAGCGGGACCAGCAGGAACGGGGTCGAGAGCCGCTCGTACGGGCGCTGGAACGGCAGTTACCGTCTTGCGATGCCGATGGCCCCGCCGCCGGTCGATGTGCTGCCCGATCCGGGCAACATGACGCGCTACCGGGGCCAGAACGGGCTGGTGCTCCGCTTCGAAGTGACAGGCGCGACCACGGGTTCGGTCTGGGGCAGCGATGTCTATACCGACGACAGCACGATCGCCCGCGCGGCGGTGCATGCGGGCGTGCTGCGGGCCGGTGAGACGGGTGTGGTCGCCGTCACGGTTCTGCCGGGGCAGGACGGCTATGCTGCCAGCCGCCGCAACGGCATCGACAGCATCGCCTACGGGCGGTGGCAGGGCAGTTACAGTTTTCTGATCGAGCCGGGCGCGCCCTCGCCCGGGGGTAGCAAGTAA
- a CDS encoding DMT family transporter, with amino-acid sequence MRFVNDRLRPMTGFAASRGRAQALRGHAAMLGFSAAVSGSFSLGAMVANDISPVALTAVRFLLASLVLALLVSIVPGGGRDGQRGFTRADWRAPWRYGLMAALYTGYFVLMFEGLKTARPVSAGAVFTLTPLMTAAVAWPFLGQRLRPVVGTALGVGAVGALWVIFRGDTAALVGFEVGQGEGIYFLGCILHAVYAPMLRRLNRGESALVTASMITGAGFFVLLAYGWRDLLATDWGALPALVWVTLAYLVVFATAFSATALQFAAQRLPVSKVMAYTYATPCWIILWELALGHGGPGLLVLPGVALIVVALLILLRAD; translated from the coding sequence ATGCGTTTCGTCAATGACCGGCTTCGTCCCATGACTGGCTTTGCGGCATCACGCGGGCGGGCGCAGGCGCTGCGGGGCCACGCCGCGATGCTGGGGTTTTCGGCGGCGGTGTCGGGCTCGTTCAGTCTTGGCGCGATGGTGGCCAATGACATCTCACCGGTCGCGCTGACGGCGGTGCGCTTCTTGCTGGCCTCGCTGGTGCTGGCGCTGTTGGTGAGCATCGTGCCGGGCGGCGGGCGCGACGGCCAGCGGGGCTTTACCCGTGCCGATTGGCGCGCGCCGTGGCGCTATGGGCTGATGGCGGCGCTCTATACCGGGTATTTCGTGCTGATGTTCGAGGGGCTGAAGACCGCACGGCCGGTCTCGGCCGGGGCGGTGTTCACGCTGACACCGCTGATGACGGCCGCCGTCGCCTGGCCCTTTCTGGGCCAGCGCCTGCGCCCGGTGGTCGGCACGGCGCTGGGTGTCGGGGCTGTCGGGGCCCTGTGGGTGATCTTTCGCGGCGACACGGCGGCGTTGGTGGGCTTTGAGGTCGGGCAGGGCGAGGGGATCTATTTCCTCGGCTGTATCCTGCACGCGGTCTATGCGCCGATGCTGCGCCGCCTCAATCGTGGCGAAAGCGCGCTGGTCACCGCGTCGATGATCACCGGGGCCGGGTTTTTCGTGCTGCTTGCCTATGGCTGGCGCGATCTGCTGGCGACCGATTGGGGCGCTTTGCCCGCGCTGGTCTGGGTGACGCTGGCCTATCTGGTGGTCTTCGCGACGGCGTTCTCCGCCACCGCGCTTCAGTTCGCCGCCCAACGGCTGCCGGTGTCCAAGGTCATGGCCTATACCTATGCCACGCCCTGCTGGATCATCCTGTGGGAGCTGGCTCTGGGCCATGGCGGACCCGGTCTGCTGGTGCTGCCCGGTGTGGCGTTGATCGTTGTCGCGCTGCTGATCTTGCTGCGCGCCGACTGA
- a CDS encoding LysR family transcriptional regulator — MSIESWDEIRTAWQVARAGTVSGAADALGVHHATVIRHIDALEARLGVKLFQRHARGYTPTEAGNALAQVGRVTEEQFAQLGTRLTGAGTGIEGDLVITTLPALIPMLRPAINELAENYPDLVIRIQTDRRVLRLEYGEAHLAVRAGPRPTEPDNVVQALAQCPVGLYASAAYLARHGTPADDAALADHRFIGEEYDDDRAPFAQWLSKLSVKPHVVFRSNEAGARRAAIVDGLGLGFLAPTETGSDLVQVMPSRPEWEFTVWMVTHVDLHRTPKVQAAVRVIKDAFRQ, encoded by the coding sequence ATGAGCATCGAATCCTGGGACGAGATCCGCACGGCCTGGCAGGTTGCGCGCGCAGGCACCGTGAGCGGTGCCGCTGATGCCCTGGGTGTTCACCACGCCACCGTCATCCGCCATATCGATGCGCTGGAAGCCCGGCTCGGCGTCAAGCTGTTTCAGCGCCATGCCCGGGGCTATACCCCGACCGAAGCGGGGAATGCGCTGGCTCAGGTCGGGCGGGTAACCGAGGAGCAATTCGCTCAACTGGGCACCCGCCTGACTGGCGCGGGCACCGGGATCGAGGGTGATCTGGTCATCACCACGCTGCCTGCCCTGATCCCCATGCTGCGCCCGGCCATCAACGAGCTGGCCGAGAACTACCCGGATCTGGTGATCCGCATACAGACCGACCGCCGCGTGTTGCGGCTGGAATATGGCGAGGCGCATCTGGCGGTGCGTGCCGGGCCGCGCCCGACGGAGCCCGACAACGTGGTGCAGGCGCTGGCGCAATGCCCGGTTGGTCTGTACGCCAGCGCGGCCTATCTGGCCCGGCACGGGACGCCCGCCGATGACGCGGCCCTGGCTGATCATCGCTTCATCGGTGAGGAGTACGATGACGACCGTGCGCCCTTCGCGCAATGGCTGTCAAAACTCAGCGTCAAGCCGCATGTGGTTTTCCGCTCGAACGAGGCCGGCGCGCGGCGCGCGGCGATTGTCGACGGGCTGGGGCTGGGTTTTCTGGCGCCGACGGAAACCGGGTCGGATCTGGTGCAGGTCATGCCATCGCGTCCAGAATGGGAGTTCACCGTCTGGATGGTGACCCATGTCGATCTGCACCGGACGCCCAAGGTTCAGGCGGCGGTTCGGGTGATCAAGGATGCGTTTCGTCAATGA
- the pncA gene encoding bifunctional nicotinamidase/pyrazinamidase → MQPDTHALIAIDVQNDFCPGGALAVANGEDVVAPINTLLDDFAVRVLTQDWHPADHSSFAATHPGAAPYSMTRMPYGPQVLWPTHCVQGSAGAAFHPGLHTDRADLVIRKGFRPAIDSYSAFFENDKVTPTGLDGYLRSRGVTTLTLAGLATDFCVAYSALDAARLGYAVTVRLDACRGIDLEGSLAAALDQMRAAGVLLHG, encoded by the coding sequence ATGCAACCCGATACCCACGCCCTGATCGCCATCGACGTGCAAAACGATTTCTGCCCCGGCGGCGCGCTGGCCGTGGCAAACGGGGAGGACGTTGTCGCGCCGATCAACACCCTGCTGGACGATTTCGCGGTGCGCGTGCTGACGCAGGACTGGCACCCGGCGGATCACAGCTCGTTTGCCGCCACCCATCCGGGGGCCGCGCCCTATTCGATGACCCGGATGCCCTATGGCCCGCAGGTGCTCTGGCCGACGCATTGCGTGCAGGGCAGTGCGGGGGCGGCGTTTCATCCGGGGTTGCATACCGACCGCGCCGATCTGGTGATCCGCAAAGGCTTCCGCCCGGCGATCGACAGCTATTCTGCCTTCTTCGAGAACGACAAGGTGACTCCGACCGGGCTGGACGGCTATTTGCGGTCGCGCGGGGTGACCACGCTGACGCTGGCCGGCCTCGCCACCGATTTCTGCGTCGCCTACTCGGCGCTCGATGCCGCTCGGCTGGGCTATGCCGTGACCGTCCGCCTCGATGCCTGCCGCGGCATTGATCTGGAGGGGTCGCTGGCAGCCGCGCTGGACCAGATGCGCGCGGCGGGGGTTTTGCTTCACGGGTGA